One genomic segment of Prochlorococcus marinus str. MIT 0919 includes these proteins:
- the pseI gene encoding pseudaminic acid synthase — protein MFEINGKEIGLEKPPYIIAELSANHNGSIVKAKETIRYAKDCGADAIKLQTYNADSMTINCDMEDFIIKEGLWDGYKLFDLYEEASTPYDWHHELFNFAKEIGITIFSTPFDEEAADLLENLDVPAYKIASFELTDLQLIEYVAKKGKPMLISTGMASLEEISEAIDTAFLAGCKDILLFHCISSYPTPTSEANIKTIDFLREKFNVEIGLSDHTRSNTSALAAISLGAVAIEKHFIISREDKGPDSDFSIEPKELKELVLKTKSCWEALGTKELKRSPLEIKNKIFRRSLYFVKDIKAGEVITKDHVRRIRPGYGLAPKYLDQIINKTVSVDLVRGDRVSWDVINKSNFN, from the coding sequence ATGTTTGAAATTAATGGTAAGGAGATAGGCCTGGAAAAACCTCCTTACATCATTGCCGAGTTATCTGCTAATCATAATGGCTCGATTGTAAAAGCAAAGGAAACGATTCGATATGCAAAGGATTGCGGGGCTGATGCAATAAAATTACAAACATATAATGCCGATTCTATGACAATAAATTGTGACATGGAAGATTTTATAATAAAGGAAGGTTTATGGGATGGGTACAAACTTTTTGATTTATATGAAGAGGCAAGCACTCCTTATGATTGGCATCATGAATTATTTAATTTCGCAAAAGAAATAGGCATAACAATATTTTCAACTCCTTTTGACGAGGAAGCTGCTGATCTTCTAGAGAACTTGGATGTACCAGCATATAAAATTGCATCTTTTGAGTTAACTGACCTTCAATTAATTGAATATGTCGCAAAAAAAGGAAAGCCAATGCTTATTTCTACTGGCATGGCAAGCCTTGAAGAAATTTCTGAAGCTATAGATACGGCTTTTTTGGCAGGCTGTAAAGATATTCTTTTATTTCATTGTATAAGTAGCTATCCTACGCCTACTTCTGAAGCAAATATTAAAACAATTGATTTTTTAAGAGAGAAGTTTAACGTTGAAATAGGTCTTTCTGATCACACCAGATCTAACACTTCTGCTTTGGCAGCTATCTCTTTAGGAGCTGTAGCTATAGAGAAGCATTTTATAATTAGTAGGGAAGATAAGGGGCCAGATAGTGATTTTTCTATAGAGCCTAAGGAACTAAAAGAACTTGTACTTAAAACAAAGTCATGCTGGGAGGCTTTAGGAACTAAAGAATTGAAAAGATCACCTCTTGAAATTAAAAATAAAATCTTTAGAAGGTCATTGTATTTTGTTAAAGATATAAAAGCAGGCGAAGTTATTACTAAAGATCATGTGAGAAGAATTCGACCAGGATATGGTTTGGCTCCAAAATACTTAGATCAAATTATTAATAAAACAGTTTCTGTAGACCTTGTACGTGGTGATCGTGTTTCATGGGATGTTATAAACAAATCAAATTTTAATTGA
- a CDS encoding PIG-L deacetylase family protein, whose product MNNDTNNKVLIIVAHTDDETLGLGATIAKHVSNGDKVYALSMTNGIGARENVKQEEIDIRAKAAYEASNVLGFKWLKGGNFPDNAMDSVPVLNIIKFIEEAKKEIEPYLIYTHSSADLNIDHRVVNQATFTAFRPQDKEIWQEIRTFEVPSSTDYGHKSITNSFSPNLYINISEWWNKKLCALQIYSNEIRKSPHSRSIAGIENLAKYRGNQVGLSYAEAFEIIRKIER is encoded by the coding sequence ATGAACAATGATACTAATAATAAAGTTCTAATCATAGTAGCGCATACAGATGATGAAACTCTAGGACTAGGCGCAACGATAGCTAAGCATGTATCTAATGGAGACAAAGTTTACGCTTTATCTATGACCAATGGGATAGGAGCAAGAGAAAATGTCAAACAAGAGGAAATCGATATTAGAGCTAAAGCAGCATATGAAGCATCTAATGTTCTAGGGTTCAAATGGTTAAAAGGTGGAAATTTCCCTGATAATGCTATGGATTCAGTTCCAGTTCTCAATATTATTAAATTCATTGAAGAAGCAAAGAAGGAAATAGAGCCATATTTAATTTATACTCATAGCTCAGCCGATTTGAATATTGATCATAGGGTAGTAAACCAAGCTACATTCACTGCATTTAGGCCACAGGACAAAGAAATCTGGCAAGAAATACGCACATTTGAAGTTCCATCTTCTACAGACTATGGACACAAATCCATAACAAATTCATTTTCTCCAAATTTGTATATAAATATTTCCGAATGGTGGAACAAAAAATTATGTGCATTACAAATATATTCTAACGAAATTCGCAAATCACCTCACTCAAGATCCATAGCCGGCATAGAAAACTTGGCTAAATATAGGGGTAATCAAGTTGGTCTATCTTATGCAGAGGCCTTCGAGATCATTAGGAAAATAGAAAGATGA
- a CDS encoding GNAT family N-acetyltransferase produces MSGIEVVKAGYEHSKVIWQWRNDPLTRRMFISEDEISWEEHMIWYEKLIEDNSRKLYVGILKDLPIGVVRFDNCFMTNKSFDISINISPSNRGQGIGKALLGKSIKIFSQEVKSCRLIRAEIKNHNLSSIRIFTSCGFISSVLNSQTTIFELSI; encoded by the coding sequence ATGAGTGGAATAGAAGTAGTCAAAGCTGGATATGAACATTCTAAAGTGATATGGCAGTGGCGTAATGATCCACTCACTCGAAGAATGTTTATTAGTGAGGATGAAATCTCATGGGAAGAACATATGATTTGGTATGAAAAGCTTATAGAGGATAATTCTAGAAAGTTATATGTTGGGATTCTAAAGGATTTACCAATAGGAGTTGTTAGATTTGATAATTGCTTTATGACTAATAAGTCTTTTGATATTAGTATTAATATCTCTCCAAGCAATAGGGGCCAAGGTATTGGTAAAGCTTTACTTGGTAAATCTATAAAAATATTTTCACAAGAAGTAAAATCTTGTAGATTGATTAGAGCTGAAATTAAAAATCATAACTTATCAAGTATCAGGATCTTCACTTCTTGTGGCTTTATTTCTTCTGTATTAAATTCTCAAACAACTATATTTGAATTATCTATTTAA